The following are from one region of the Gossypium hirsutum isolate 1008001.06 chromosome D03, Gossypium_hirsutum_v2.1, whole genome shotgun sequence genome:
- the LOC107939753 gene encoding putative gamma-glutamylcyclotransferase At3g02910 gives MAEATTQVLIFTYGTLKQGHGNHHLIQDLILQQDAIFLGFHVTHQPHPLVIGLHGIPYLINLLGHGHQVKGELYSVSTRGLVRLDELEGISIGHYERLPIELYEEGKEGVLVAAEAYFAHRSFGERLWERKGKVGLTEFGEEEGKGYVRIEDRPHGCDVLHDITSFLSNNSEEL, from the coding sequence ATGGCTGAAGCCACCACCCAAGTCCTCATCTTCACCTACGGGACATTGAAACAAGGCCATGGTAACCACCATCTAATACAAGACCTTATCCTCCAACAAGATGCTATCTTTTTAGGCTTTCACGTCACCCATCAACCCCACCCACTCGTCATAGGCCTACACGGCATCCCCTACCTCATCAACCTCCTTGGACATGGCCACCAAGTCAAAGGCGAGTTATACTCCGTGTCAACTCGTGGACTGGTCCGACTCGACGAACTGGAAGGAATCAGCATAGGGCATTATGAGAGGTTGCCTATTGAACTGTATGAAGAAGGGAAAGAAGGGGTTTTGGTTGCTGCTGAGGCGTATTTCGCCCATAGGAGCTTTGGGGAAAGGCTTTGGGAGAGGAAAGGGAAAGTGGGTTTAACTGAGTTTGGAGAAGAAGAGGGAAAAGGGTATGTTAGAATAGAAGATAGGCCTCATGGGTGTGATGTTCTTCATGATATTACTTCATTTCTTAGCAATAATAGTGAAGAATTgtag